Proteins co-encoded in one Thermodesulfobacteriota bacterium genomic window:
- the yidC gene encoding membrane protein insertase YidC: MEQGRVILAIALSVIIFLAWEFFFSPKEKVQQREKKEKVSQTEKTTTQEKPYVKAIETEKDRAIAKEVVEKKQQEPTKEKAGRIITVHTPLYSVKISEKGALFRSFVLKKYRETVEKDSPYKEIIVKKNQQGNVILGLEGNSIEGIEQAVFLSQLQENTVDVVNAKREIGFSWESPEGIIFEKIFSFSPNEYTIGLSINIKNGSGQAFEDKLRLSLIKYFKQEKAMYGFEGPSALINNKLEQIKVKKIEEQNIFSGTFKWIALQDRYFMSSILTGNGSDSPEGVMRLLFKDNMLKAQYILPSTRVNPGTMKKVEYKLFLGPKSMKVLKQTGHRLEKAIDFGMFDILAKPCLWIMNFLHDNVIQNYGIAIIILTILTKILLWPLGTKSYKSMGEMKKIQPLMAEIKEKYKNDKKKMNQEVMALYKTYKINPVGGCLPMVVQIPVFFALYRMLYEAIELRHAPFFLWINDLSAPDRLFSFDFSIPFMQPPYGIPVLTIIMGASMLLQQKMSPPMGDAAQAKMMMFMPIIFTVIFINFSSGLVLYWLVNNILSMAQQHYITKKNA, encoded by the coding sequence ATGGAACAAGGCAGGGTAATATTAGCAATTGCGCTTTCTGTGATCATATTTTTAGCCTGGGAATTTTTCTTTTCCCCTAAAGAAAAAGTACAACAGCGGGAAAAAAAAGAAAAAGTAAGCCAAACAGAGAAAACAACCACACAAGAGAAACCCTATGTAAAGGCGATTGAAACAGAAAAAGACAGAGCAATTGCAAAAGAAGTTGTTGAAAAGAAACAACAGGAGCCAACAAAAGAAAAAGCAGGCAGAATAATAACGGTTCACACCCCATTATATTCAGTAAAGATATCGGAAAAGGGAGCATTATTTAGAAGCTTTGTGTTAAAAAAATACAGGGAGACAGTGGAAAAAGATTCTCCCTATAAAGAAATTATCGTAAAAAAAAATCAACAGGGAAACGTTATTCTCGGGCTTGAAGGAAACAGTATTGAAGGAATAGAACAGGCCGTTTTTTTGAGCCAGTTACAGGAGAATACGGTTGATGTGGTTAACGCCAAAAGAGAAATTGGTTTTTCATGGGAATCACCGGAAGGAATTATTTTTGAAAAAATATTTTCCTTTTCACCCAATGAATACACCATCGGACTTAGTATTAATATAAAAAATGGATCGGGCCAAGCCTTTGAGGATAAACTAAGACTTTCTTTGATAAAGTATTTTAAGCAAGAAAAAGCCATGTATGGATTTGAGGGGCCGAGTGCACTGATAAATAATAAACTTGAACAAATAAAAGTAAAAAAAATAGAAGAGCAAAACATATTTTCCGGAACCTTCAAATGGATCGCTTTGCAGGATCGGTATTTCATGTCTAGCATTCTGACGGGAAACGGTAGCGATTCACCGGAAGGGGTGATGAGGCTTTTATTTAAAGACAATATGCTTAAAGCCCAATATATTTTACCAAGTACTCGGGTAAATCCGGGAACGATGAAAAAAGTGGAGTATAAGCTGTTTTTAGGGCCTAAAAGCATGAAAGTTTTAAAACAAACCGGTCATCGTTTGGAAAAAGCGATTGATTTTGGGATGTTTGATATATTGGCCAAGCCGTGTTTGTGGATAATGAATTTTCTGCACGATAATGTGATTCAAAATTATGGCATCGCTATTATTATTTTAACGATCCTCACCAAAATATTGTTATGGCCGCTGGGAACCAAGAGCTATAAATCTATGGGCGAAATGAAAAAGATACAGCCGTTAATGGCCGAAATAAAAGAAAAGTATAAAAATGATAAGAAAAAGATGAATCAGGAGGTGATGGCTTTATACAAAACCTATAAAATAAATCCGGTGGGAGGGTGTCTGCCCATGGTGGTGCAGATTCCGGTATTTTTTGCCCTTTATAGGATGCTGTATGAGGCCATTGAGCTCAGACACGCGCCGTTTTTTTTATGGATAAACGATCTGTCCGCTCCTGACCGGCTTTTCAGCTTTGATTTTTCAATTCCATTCATGCAGCCGCCTTACGGTATTCCGGTTTTGACCATTATTATGGGAGCCTCGATGTTGCTTCAGCAGAAGATGTCACCCCCGATGGGTGATGCGGCTCAGGCTAAAATGATGATGTTTATGCCGATCATATTCACAGTCATTTTTATTAATTTTTCATCCGGGCTTGTTTTATACTGGCTGGTAAATAATATACTATCTATGGCACAGCAGCATTATATAACCAAGAAGAATGCATAG
- a CDS encoding YkgJ family cysteine cluster protein — translation MEINFEPFFKKYKELAKAADDVFERVSQAHPDCVKCKIECADCCYAIFDLTLIEAIYINQKFNEKITGNARELIINKANNIDRQLHKIKRNAYKKLAAGSVENEILAMLAEERVRCPLLNDKDACDLYEYRPITCRFYGIPTSIGGVGHTCGKSAFIKGEKYPTVNLDIIHSKLQQISAEFVKEIKTEYIKLVDMLVPLSMALLTVYDEEYLGLKKD, via the coding sequence ATGGAGATAAATTTTGAACCTTTTTTTAAAAAATATAAAGAATTGGCAAAGGCAGCAGATGATGTCTTTGAGCGTGTGTCTCAAGCCCATCCTGACTGCGTGAAGTGCAAGATTGAATGTGCGGACTGCTGTTACGCCATATTTGACCTTACTTTAATCGAGGCCATTTATATAAACCAGAAATTCAACGAAAAGATAACAGGAAATGCCAGGGAGCTGATTATAAACAAGGCAAACAATATCGATCGTCAACTTCATAAAATAAAGAGAAACGCGTATAAGAAATTGGCGGCAGGCAGCGTAGAGAATGAAATACTTGCCATGCTGGCCGAGGAACGAGTGAGATGTCCGTTACTTAATGATAAAGATGCTTGTGACCTGTATGAATACCGGCCGATTACTTGTCGGTTTTATGGAATACCGACATCCATAGGCGGCGTTGGGCATACTTGCGGTAAATCGGCCTTTATTAAAGGCGAAAAATACCCAACGGTTAATCTGGACATCATCCATTCCAAGCTTCAGCAGATTTCTGCGGAATTTGTAAAGGAAATAAAAACTGAATATATAAAATTGGTGGATATGCTGGTTCCACTTTCCATGGCGCTTCTTACGGTATATGATGAGGAATATCTGGGGTTAAAGAAAGATTAA
- the jag gene encoding RNA-binding cell elongation regulator Jag/EloR, with protein MTSYIEFEGKNIEQAVKKACGKLKIDKENIKYKVISYGSTGIFGLAGRKKAKIEVSISAEKKPKVEQAEKKKDGIDDHGIKENEIRKTNIKTGMDVLQKIVDSITDDAKIEIQQRKNKTVFNVVGGNSALLIGKRGRTLEAIQLIVDKAINKKNEKRSRTRVDVEGYVEKRNSYLKSLAKRLADKCKRFGKPVSVGEMNAHDRRIIHITLKSDKEVGTKSKGEGILRKIVIFPKKSSYQKKEMVQAKIEKAN; from the coding sequence ATGACGTCTTATATTGAATTTGAAGGGAAAAATATCGAGCAGGCGGTAAAAAAAGCATGTGGTAAGCTCAAAATAGATAAAGAAAACATAAAGTATAAAGTGATATCTTATGGATCAACGGGAATTTTTGGATTGGCCGGAAGAAAAAAAGCCAAAATAGAGGTTTCGATTTCAGCCGAGAAAAAGCCGAAAGTAGAACAGGCGGAGAAAAAAAAGGATGGAATTGACGATCACGGAATTAAGGAAAACGAAATAAGAAAGACCAATATCAAAACAGGAATGGATGTTTTGCAAAAAATAGTCGATTCGATCACAGATGATGCTAAAATAGAAATCCAGCAAAGGAAAAATAAAACAGTATTTAATGTGGTTGGCGGAAACTCTGCTTTATTAATCGGCAAAAGAGGAAGAACACTGGAAGCGATCCAACTGATCGTGGATAAAGCGATTAATAAAAAAAATGAAAAGAGAAGCAGAACACGGGTGGATGTTGAAGGGTATGTGGAAAAAAGAAATTCCTATCTGAAAAGCCTGGCAAAGCGTCTGGCAGATAAATGCAAAAGGTTTGGAAAACCGGTATCAGTGGGAGAGATGAACGCACACGATAGGAGAATCATTCATATCACTTTAAAAAGCGATAAAGAGGTGGGAACAAAAAGCAAGGGGGAAGGGATATTAAGAAAAATTGTGATATTTCCTAAAAAGAGTTCTTATCAAAAGAAAGAAATGGTTCAAGCTAAGATTGAAAAAGCAAATTAA
- the yidD gene encoding membrane protein insertion efficiency factor YidD: MKRLFLLPFLVSIKAYQYLVSPILGPTCRFYPTCSEYTYQAIKRYGLAKGVYLGLKRILRCHPFNPGGIDPVP, from the coding sequence ATTAAACGATTATTTTTATTGCCTTTCCTGGTTAGTATCAAAGCCTATCAATATTTGGTATCACCAATTCTTGGCCCTACCTGCAGATTTTACCCAACCTGCTCTGAATACACCTATCAGGCTATAAAACGTTATGGTCTGGCCAAAGGAGTCTACCTTGGTTTAAAAAGAATTTTGCGGTGTCACCCATTTAATCCAGGCGGAATTGATCCTGTACCGTAG
- the mnmE gene encoding tRNA uridine-5-carboxymethylaminomethyl(34) synthesis GTPase MnmE gives MNDSTITAVATPLGSGGIGIIKISGKDALPIAESIFIKRQKKDKKKFESHRLYLGNIVDKEKNKKIDEVLLTVMKAPNSYTREDVVEINAHSGIVALNEIIGLVLKNGARLAQPGEFTKRAFLNGRIDLTQAEAVIDIINAKSEKSLEIANSQIEGKLKTKIGSIRENVIQLLCMIEAGIDFPEEEIESLDKETIKGRIKADLVTPLTQLLNNFQSGQVYKDGIRLVVAGKPNVGKSSLMNRMANKERAIVTALPGTTRDIIEETIKINGIPAIISDTAGLHNTKDTVEVLGIEKAYEQIKLADIVLFMIDASWPLTEEDEKIFQELTHKKKIIVINKIDLVNKNGMIKIPESWHAIKTVQISALYNKGIDQLNRVIFKMFTGEGAIDPNSAIIPNIRHKKEIEKSMQALSRAKKCLEGEETSLELIAIDFQEAIDSLGKILGVSVKEEIVERIFEKFCIGK, from the coding sequence ATGAACGATTCGACCATAACGGCGGTGGCAACCCCTTTGGGAAGCGGCGGAATAGGAATCATTAAGATTTCCGGCAAAGACGCGCTGCCTATTGCAGAATCCATTTTTATAAAAAGGCAAAAAAAAGATAAAAAAAAATTCGAATCACACCGGCTCTATTTGGGAAACATTGTAGATAAGGAAAAAAATAAAAAAATCGATGAAGTCCTGCTTACGGTCATGAAGGCACCGAACTCCTATACCAGAGAGGATGTGGTTGAGATAAACGCACATTCCGGAATCGTTGCTTTAAATGAAATTATTGGGCTGGTGCTAAAAAACGGGGCGAGACTTGCGCAACCTGGAGAATTCACCAAAAGAGCATTTCTAAACGGGAGAATTGATCTGACCCAGGCAGAGGCGGTGATTGACATTATTAATGCAAAATCGGAGAAATCGCTTGAGATCGCAAATTCGCAAATAGAAGGAAAGCTTAAAACCAAGATAGGCTCAATAAGGGAAAATGTGATACAGCTTTTGTGTATGATAGAAGCCGGAATCGATTTTCCTGAAGAAGAGATTGAGAGTTTAGATAAAGAGACCATAAAAGGTAGAATTAAAGCCGACCTTGTCACACCGCTGACACAGCTGCTAAACAATTTTCAATCCGGACAGGTATATAAAGATGGAATTAGACTCGTTGTGGCGGGAAAACCCAATGTGGGAAAATCGAGCCTTATGAACAGGATGGCCAACAAGGAAAGAGCCATTGTGACCGCTTTGCCCGGAACCACCAGGGATATAATCGAAGAAACAATCAAAATAAATGGCATACCGGCAATTATTAGTGATACCGCCGGACTGCACAATACAAAAGATACGGTGGAGGTGCTTGGAATAGAAAAAGCCTATGAACAAATTAAGCTAGCGGACATTGTGCTGTTTATGATCGATGCAAGCTGGCCGTTGACCGAAGAGGACGAAAAAATATTCCAAGAGTTAACACATAAAAAAAAGATTATTGTGATCAATAAAATTGATCTTGTAAATAAAAACGGAATGATCAAAATACCCGAAAGTTGGCATGCAATAAAAACGGTACAAATATCAGCTTTGTACAACAAAGGCATTGATCAATTAAACAGGGTCATTTTCAAAATGTTCACAGGAGAAGGGGCGATTGATCCAAACAGTGCAATCATACCAAATATCAGGCATAAAAAGGAAATTGAAAAGTCTATGCAAGCGTTATCAAGGGCTAAAAAATGCTTGGAAGGAGAAGAAACGTCTCTTGAACTGATAGCCATCGATTTTCAGGAAGCAATCGATTCACTGGGCAAAATATTGGGGGTTTCGGTTAAAGAAGAAATAGTAGAAAGAATATTTGAAAAGTTTTGTATCGGCAAATGA
- the rnpA gene encoding ribonuclease P protein component, with protein sequence MKKFSFKKKDKLLKRGEFLQLQKCGTKIQDRNFIVIYFGGRFEKQRIGITVSKKIGNAIQRNKIKRLIREHFRMNRDKIAEFMDIHVIAKKKAAEIPADMIFESLDSMFKKIPRSENH encoded by the coding sequence CTTTAAAAAGAAAGACAAACTATTGAAGCGGGGAGAATTTTTGCAACTGCAAAAATGCGGAACAAAAATTCAGGACAGGAATTTTATTGTCATTTATTTTGGCGGAAGATTCGAGAAACAGCGAATCGGCATTACGGTAAGCAAAAAAATCGGAAATGCAATACAACGCAACAAAATAAAACGGTTAATCCGTGAACACTTCAGAATGAACCGGGATAAAATTGCAGAGTTTATGGATATTCATGTAATAGCGAAAAAAAAGGCAGCAGAAATTCCGGCAGATATGATTTTTGAATCACTGGACAGCATGTTTAAAAAAATACCTAGGAGTGAAAATCATTAA